GATTCAGCCAGATTACAAGGCCCGACAGAAGAACAGCGATTATGAAAAAACCTATGCTGAAATTCCGGCCTTCAGCTTTTCCATTTTCTGAGTAACCGGGATCAATATCAGCATAAAGATCTTTTTTGCAATTGAAGCATAAATGCGGGTTTCTCTCGCTCGTGATTTTCATCCAGGCGTCTGCGATTCGGATATTTTCAGTACCGCAATGAGGACAGATGCGGATAATTTCATTTCTATGGGGATTCACTTTCTTTTTTGTCATAAGGTCGGACTTTAGTCTACTCGGGTATTTGGGCAACAGACTGATAGGCCGGTTTTTAAACCCCAAAAGCTCAGATAAAAATTTAATATAAATCTGAAAAAAGGGGATAAAAAGTCAAATCACTCCTTAAGCCTTGAAAAAAAATTAACATAAAATTCGGTACATAAACAACAAATTTTGATCGATATTGAGTGTTTGACTATACTGTCTGTCTTCCAAGCATCTTTAAAAACGGTATTGAACAACAGGAGTTTTGTTAGGAGACCTGATCATATTTTCATGGTTTGACACAGTACAAACGCGGTGCTACAGTCCTTTTCAACTGCATAGTCAAGGGAAGGCTGGGGGTGCCGAAGGCATTCGGCTGAGAGGAAACAGATAACCCCTGTTTTGACCCTTGGAACCTGATCCGGATCATACCGGCGAAGGGAAGCTTTTTTCCCTCCCCCCTCCCGACACCACCCATGCGGCAATGGTTAACAAAAAGACCGGTGGCAAATTATGCTTGAAGTCCTGGATCTGGCTAAGTCCTTTGATCGACAGGCCGTTTTTAAAAATTTTAATCTAATCCTGCCCCAGGGTAGGTTTACGGTACTTGTGGGCCCGTCCGGGTGCGGCAAGTCCACCCTTTTTGACTGCCTGACGGGTATAGTCTGCCCCGACCAGGGCCGAATGGTGTGGCAGGGCAACGAGATTAACCATCTTGGCAGCCTTGCCGCCTATATGCAGCAAAAGGACATGCTGCTGCCCTGGCTGACGCTGGAAGAAAACGCGCTTTTACCGGTACAGGCAAAGCCACACGCACTAAGAGACATGAAACAGGCCGGGACGACACTTGCCCTTATCTTTAAAAAAATCGGACTTACAAAATTCGAAACCCATTTCCCCAACCAGGTATCCGGCGGCATGCGCCAGCGATGTGCCCTGGCCCGCACCCTGATGTTTGACCGGGAGCTGGTTCTGCTGGACGAACCCCTATCCGCCCTGGATGCCATTACCCGCCGGGAACTGCAAAGTTTGCTGCTCATGCTGCAAAAAGAGTTCGGCAAAACCGTTCTCATGATCACCCATGACATTGAAGAGGCCCTGGCCCTGGCCGATGAGATCATCCTTTTAAGCCCTGCCCCCATGACCATTCTGGAACGATTCCAACCCAAGGATGGCAAACCAAGGGATTTCAGCCGGCCGGAATTCATGGAGACCAAAACCCGTATTCTCTCCCGGCTGCTCACGGAAAAGGAGAAGATTCAGCCATGAAATGGTCAGATACGCTTGTCCCGGCCACCCTATCCTTTGGCATACTGATTTTATGGGAGGTCCTTGTACGGGTTATGAGCATCCCGACATTTATCCTGCCCCCGCCATCGGCCATCGGCCTTTGTGCGGTGATAAAGGCCGCTTTGATCTGGCCCCATGCCCTGGCCACGGCCCTGGAAATTGTATTGGGCATTGGGCTTGCCCTAATGACATCCATCCCTTTGGCTATATTCATGTTTGCCCGGCCCGGCATCGAAAAAGGACTCTCCCCGTTCCTGGTGGCATCCCAGGCAGTGCCGGTATTTGCCCTGGCACCGCTGCTTGTAATCTGGCTGGGGTACGGCATCTGGTCCAAGGTGTTCATGGCCTGGGTGATTATTTTTTTCCCCATTACCGTAAGCCTTTTATCCGGACTTAAAAGCTGCGACCCTGATTTTCGCAGGCTGTTTACCCTTATGGGGGCAGGTTTCTGGATGAAGCTGCGCCTGTTGTACTGGCCCTGGGCATTGCCCCAGTTTTTCGCAGGGCTTAAGGTGGGTGTTACGGTGGCCACCATCGGCGCGGTCATCGGAGAATGGGTGGGGGCCCAGCAAGGGCTTGGGTATCTGATGATCCAGTCCAATGCCCGGCTGAATACGGATCTGGTATTTGCCTGCATTCTATGGCTTTCGGCCATGGGGCTTGGGCTGTGGGCGTTGGTCGGTCTTGCTGAAAAACAAATGGTAACTTGGAAAAACAACCAAATAGATAAAAAGAGAGGATAAACCATGAAACGATATGCTGTTCTGACGCTGATGATCTTTTTTATGCTTTGCAGTACCGTCTGGGCACAGAAACTGACGCTTATGCTAGACTGGTTTCCCAATGTGGACCATCTGCCGGTCTATGTCGCCCGGGAATCGGGATATTTTACAGCACAGGGTCTGGACGTTGAAATTATCGTCCCGTCAGCGACCTCGGATGCACTGAAACTTGCCGCAGCCGGCAAGGTGGATATGGCAGTATCCTACCAGCCCCAGACCATCATGGCGGCGGATGCAGGGCTCAAGGTTAAGGCCGTAGCCCCCCTTGTGGTCAAACCGTTAACCACTCTGATGTTTTTGGATGATTCCATAAAAACACCGGCGGATCTGTCCGGTAAAAAAATCGGTTATACCGTGCCGGGACTGATGGACATGCTGCTCAAAGGTTTTGCCGACATCAACGGTATCACGAACTACATACCGGTGAATGTAGGATTCACCATCCTGCCCGCCCTGGCATCAAAACAGGTCGCCGCCGTTATGGGCCCTTTTAAAACCTACGAAACCGTGACCATGCAGCAGCAGGGAGTCACTGCCCGTTTTTTTGAACTGGAGAAATATGGTATCCCGGAATACGAAGAGCTGATTTTCGCAGCCGGTGACAGCACTCTGGAAGCAAAAAAAACGGCAGTCAATGGATTTATTCTGGCTGTTCACAAGGCATTGATCGACATTAAAAAGGCGCCGGATAAAGCCCTGGCGCTCTATTTCAAGGCCTTGCCCGACGTGGACAAAGAGACAGAAACCAAAGCCTTTGCCCTGACTGCAAAATATTTTGCCACCCCGGGCCAGGTCAGCGATCCTGAAAAATGGCAGGCGTTTATAGATTTTGCCCTGAAATACGGACTGATTAAGAACACCATCAATCCCCAAACATTGATTTACAACCTGAACAATTGAAAAATTTGATCCAAAGGAACGAGTAAACTTATGAAAGCATATTATCGCGCATTAACCATCGCAGGTTCCGACAGCGGCGGCGGGGCCGGTATCCAGGCGGACTTAAAAACCTTCAGTGCCTTAGGGGTATTCGGCATGTCCGCCATCACGGCACTCACGGCCCAGAACACCCACAGTGTCACAGGTATTTTTCCCGTACCCCCAGCATTCATCGGAGAGCAGATTGATGCCGTGATGTCGGATATCGGCACCAATGCCGTGAAGATCGGCATGCTGCACGCCCCTGAAGTCATTGAGATGGTGGCGGAAAAACTCAAGCAATGGCAATGTCCCAATGTGGTGCTGGACCCGGTGATGATCTCCAAATCCGGAGACAATCTGCTGCAGGATGATGCCGTGGATGCACTGACAAAGCGTCTGCTGCCCATGGCCACGGTGATTACCCCCAATCTGCCCGAAGCTTCGGTACTTATAGGCAGAACCATAGACACCCCTGATAAAATGGAAGATGCCGCCGTGGCCCTGGCAGATCTCGGCGCTACCAATGTGCTGATCAAAGGCGGACACCTGGTTTCGGGACCGGGTATTGATCTTCTCTATGAAGCCGCCTCCGGACAAACAACACGGTACACGGCGGACCGGGTAGACACAAAAAACAGCCACGGTACCGGGTGTACCCTGTCATCGGCTATTGCCGCAGGCCTTGCCCGGGGGCTGAGCCTGAAAGAAGCCGTTTCCGAAGCCAAAACCTATATCACCGAGGCATTAAAGGCCGGTGCCGATATTAAAACCGGCTCCGGACATGGCCCGGTCCACCATTTCCATAGGCTGTGGAAAAAGGAATGACCATAATTCTTGACAAATTAGCCCAATACAAATAGCGTACAAAACGTTTTACAGTGCTCAATAGATAATTTACCGAAAATCCGACACCAGCGAATTCTTGAGGTTATGTATTAATGGGTTCCCCAAAATGCCCAAATCTTAACCGGGTATTGCAGCGCCTGGTGCTTTTCAGCATGTTCCTGCCGCTGGTCATGGTGAGCGTAGCGGCCATCGGCATAGTGGGCTTGCGGGGTGAGCAGGCCATTAAAAAAGAGCTGCGTCAAAGGGCTCAGTCCATGGCCTGGATGGTCGAACAACATCTGGAGCAGGCAACTAATTCCATGGATGCCGTGGCCCGGGTGGCCCAGACTGCGCCGTCACAACTCCAGGCTGCCATGCAGGGGATCTGGGCGGCTTGCGGCTGTTTTGACACGCTTAGTCTTCTTGACTCAAGCGGCAGGATTAAGTCATTGGTGCCTTTTGATCCGGGCAGCCATGGCCGTGATATGTCCAACCACCCGTATTTCAAACAAAATAAGAATAAAAATTTAACTATTTCCCGTCCGTTTATATCTAATCACACAGGCAAATCCACGGTTTATCTGGTTAGAAAACTCTCCCAGGGCGGATTTGTTGTTGGGGAATTGAACCTTGAGGCGCTACAAAACAAAATTACGGCTAAAAAACATGCAATGGATCAGGGTTCGGTCTTTTTGATGGACCAATCGGGGACCTTGCTGGCCCACGCCGGTCCCAGTCCGGCCGGGCAGAAAACCAACCGGGAATCTCCGAAACTTTATCCCGGTGAAGACAGCAGTGAAACTACACTGGTATACGAATATGGCCCTAAATCGGTTCTGGGCAGTGCCGTCCGGGTTGAGCAAACGGATTGGGTTGCTGTGGTCCAAATTCCGCTGTTCACGGCCTTAAGTTCCTTTATCTGGGCACTGGCATTGACATTGCCGGTAGCACTGGGCATCTGGCCGGTACTGTCATGGAATCTTCGCAAACAGCTCAACCAGCGTATTGTCGCGCCATTGGTAGCACTTAACCGTGGGGCCGGTGCACTGGCCAACGCAGATTTTGACCGAAGCAGGGCCATGGCTTCAATGCCTGCGGCGTTTTCCGAATTAACGGCACTATCAAATAGTTTTCAACGGATGACTGATGCCCTTGAAGTGCGCCAGAGTGCATTGCAAGAAAGTGAGAAAGGGTATCGTACCCTGTTTGAAGGGCTTCCCGTATCGCTCTTTAGGAGCACGCCGGCAGGGCAGTTCCTTTATGTCAATCCGGCCCTTGTCCGGATGATGGGATTTCCGGACCAGGAAACCTTGATAAAGACCAACTCTAAAAATATCTATCCAAACCCCGTTGAACGTGAACAGTGGCGCTCATTGGCTGAACGCGACGGCATCGTGCGTGATTTTGAAGTTCAAATGCAACGGTTCGATGGAACGATCATCAGCGTATGGCTGACCTGCCGGACGGTATGGGACAGCGAAGGACAGGTGCTGTTCTATGAAGGCAACTTTGAGGATGTCACTGAGCGTAAAAAACTTGAAGCACAGGTCCGCCAGAGCCAGAAAATGGAAGCGATCGGGCAGTTGGCCGGCGGCGTTGCCCATGATTTTAACAATATGTTGAATGTAATCATCGGGTACGCGGAGTTGACACTTATGGATCTTGACGATGATAATCCAATGTGTGGCAGAATTAAAGGGATCCATAAGGCGGGTATGCGTTCCATGGAACTTACACGGCAGTTGCTGATCTTTGCCCGCAAACAAATAATTAACCCCAAAGCCATTGACCTGAACACCACGCTGCAGGGAATGCTCTCCCTGCTTGAGCGGCTCATCGGTGAAAATATTGACCTGCTCTGGATACCGGGCGTGGATTTATGGCCGGTGAAAATGGACCCGTCCCAGGTTGATCAAATCCTGGTAAATCTATGCGTAAATGCCAGGGATGCCGTCAATGGACCGGGTAAGATCACCATTGAAACCCAGAACATTGAATTTGACGCCGGTTACTGCACCGAACATGAGGGCTTTATCCCGGGCAGGTATGTCATGCTCGCAGTAAGTGATAACGGCTGTGGTATGGATAAACAGACCATGGATAAAATCTTTGAGCCGTTTTACACGACAAAAGGGCAAGGCCAGGGAACCGGAATGGGGCTGTCCACAGTTTACGGCATTGTCAAGCAGAATACCGGTTTTATCAATGTATACAGTGAACAGGGGCATGGCACCACCTTCAAAATTTACCTGCGCAGACATGATGCTGCCGGGATTGACGATATCATGGAGACACGCCCTGTGGTTCCGCTCCTTACAGGAGATGACACCATCCTCTTGGTGGAAGACGAATCTACCGCCCTGGAAATGACCCAAACAATGCTGGAAAAATTCGGGTATACCGTATTTGCATCTTCGTCACCGGTTGAGGCCATGCATATTGCTGAAAAAAATTCGGACAAGATTAAGCTGCTGATAACCGATGTGGTCATGCCCGAGATGACCGGCCGAGATCTTGCCGACAACTTAACTGCGCGTTACCCAAAACTCAAGTGCCTCTTTATGTCCGGTTATACAAGCAATGTCATCGTCCACCAGGGTGTCCTGGACGATGACGTCAATTTCATTCAAAAACCGTTCTCATCCCGGGAACTTGCGACCAGGGTGCGCGAAGCATTAAACAGCTAATCCACTATTCGAATCTGCATCTCACATTCCCGGCAGTTGAAAATAACTTGGAAGCGGTGTTTGCCATGGGTCAGAAACAACGGGCCGCAAGAGGGATCAGGGGAATTGCCCCCAGGTTTCTCGCCCTTTTTGGGGCACCACCCAAGGCTGCGGCGAATACAATGTTTTGTAGTCATGACCTGGATCCCCGGTCCTGGCGAAGCACATTCAAAGGCAGGCTCAATGGATTTTACCCCCCTTTTCTTGTAAAATTGAACAGCCAGATGATTGGCAGCATTGGCCCTGAAATCAAGCTTGAACTGATAAAATGGAAACAGGTCCGGCCTTGGCTCAACCGTTGGCCGTGTATAAGCGTTTAACCTGTTCTTTTCCAGGCAGTCCACCAGGTCCCGGCGCAGGCGGTTCAGGTCCGCAGCAGGCAGGAACACCGGTTTTGAAAGGATTTCAAGGCGATTCAGCACAAAGCAGGTATTACCCAGTTTACCCAATTGCTTTTCAATGGCTGCCCGGGCCGTATCCGGATTGCGGGCAGTTTCTCCCGGTGCACAAAGCAGGGCCCGGGCCCGGATATTATCCTCATCCACGCAGGAGAACTCAAACCCTTGGGGGTGTTCACAAAACTTCATATCCAGAGATATTTTTCTTTGGGCGGTCGTGCCGCCCATAAGACGTGCAAACTTTACGTCATGGTTCCTGAATACCATGGTGCCCTTGGGTAGATCCTTTTTATTGATCCGCGTTTTTCCGGAGGGGTACACCTGACCATTTTCATCCACCCGGTTCACATAAAACCCCTTGAGCCTTCCCGGTGCATTGGGAAAACAGATCCCATCCCCGGCCTGCAGATCATGGGACCGCGCCAATACCAGGGCCTGATTTTTAATTTGTTTCACCCGCCCCACGGGTTCTCCTACAGATTTTGGCGTATCAAAGGCGTCAATAGGCTTGGATGATCCGGAAAGAAAATAATCGGTAAATCCCCGGTTAAAGGTTTTGCTGGGTTCTGGTGTAAAAAAAAGCGTTGTACGACCCGAAGACGCCCTGGCATAAGAGGAATCGGTCTTGATAAAGGCATCAAGCCGCCGGCGGTAAAAGCCTGTAATATTTTTCACATAATCAAGATCTTTAAGGCGCCCCTCAATTTTAAAAGAGGTGATACCGGCCTGCACCAGATCCGCCAAACAATCAGAGCGGTTCATGTCCTTTAATGAAAGCAGATGCCTATTTTCACAAATCACTGTGCCACCCTTATCTTCAAGGTTCCAGGCAAGCCGGCAGGGCTGACCGCAGGTGCCGCGGTTGGCGCTTCTGCCGCCAATGACTGCACTCATGTAACATTGCCCGGAATAGCATACACACAATGCCCCATGGACAAAGGCTTCAAGATCAACACGTGTGGCAGCTCGGATCTGTTTAATGGCAGACAAAGACAGTTCCCGGGCAAGAATCACCCGGGAGAAGCCTGACTGTTCAAGGAATTTGACCTTTTCAGGGGTCCGGTTGTCGGTCTGGGTACTGGCAAATAAGGGGATGGGGGGCAGATCCATCTCTAAAAGGCCCATATCCTGGATGATCAGGGCGTCTACCCCGGCGTGGTAAAGTTGTTCAATCAACACTCTTGCCGGCTGAAGTTCGTGATCAAAAAGCAGGGTGTTAAACGCCACATACACCCGGGCAAAATAGCGGTGGGCATAGGTGCACAGCGCCTCAATATCCGCCACACTGTTGCCGGCGGCAGCCCTTGCACCAAACCGCTCCGGACCGATATACACGGCATCGGCTCCGTGATCAACGGCGGCCTTGCCAAATTCCATATTTTTCGCCGGGGCCAAAAGTTCCAGGCTGGACATGCACACTCCTAATTATGTTTTTTCAACGGGTCCAAAAACCATTTAATCTCTCTTATTGTCAATCTTTTCTTTTTAAAAATCGAACAAAATGTAAAAAAACTGCATTCAATTGAATAAAAATAATTGACTCTATCTGTAAAAAAACAGCAAAATCAGTTATAAAGAAGAATGAAAGGAAAAAATAATCATGCCACAAACAGTTTTAATCGTAGACGATGATGCAAAACTCATTGATCTCTTAACCGAATACTTCGGAGAAAATGAATTTATAGCCCATGCCGTCATGCTGGGGGCCGACGCCCTTGATGCCATACGGGACAACCAACCGGATATTGTTATTCTGGATATCATGCTCCCGGATACCAATGGGTTGGAGGTACTCAAACAAATCCGTGCCAAACATACCATACCGGTGATCATGCTTACGGCCAAAGGTGATGATACGGACAGAATCGTCGGGCTAGAACTAGGGGCGGACGATTATCTGCCCAAACCCTTTAACCCCAGAGAGCTTCTTGCCAGAATCCGGGCCATTCTCCGCCGTCAGGACAGGGCCGAACCCGAATCAGACACCGTGATTATCCGGGCCGGGGATCTGGAATTAAACAGATCCACACGCACCTTGATTTTTAAAGGTCAAAACATACCTTTATCCACAACGGAATTCAATGTCCTGGAAGTGCTGATGAAACACCCGAATACGGTGCTCAGCCGGGAGCAGATAACAAACATGGCCCAGGGTCGAAGCTTTATGGCCGATGACCGCAGTGTGGACATTCATGTGTCCAAACTCAGGGGAAAAATCGAAAAGAATCCATCTTCTCCGGTGCGGATCAAAACAATATGGGGCACGGGATATATGTTTATCAATACAGATTCATAATCAAAGTGTCCAATTCATAGCCAAAGTACCCAATCCATGATAATCAAGCACCTTTACCTGAAAATTCTTTTCGCGTTCCTGGGTATTCTTCTGATCAATATGCTGTTGACCATCGGTCTGTTTATGATGACTGCCGGACGTTCATATAAATCCTGCATAGACCGGCAAAATATAGCCAAGCTCAAAATATTTAAAGTCATGGCACAAAAGGAGTTGGATCGCCATAAAGACCTTCCGGCAGAAGAAAACCCCGATTTTGTGGCGCTTTTGAATACCTGTACAAAAATATTCGGCATTAAACTATGGCTTAGCGAACCTGGTGGCTCTATTATATGGCAAAGTTTTGAGGGACCGGTGGATTTTCTGTCCGACAAGAACTACCGACAGGTTAATCACGACGACGGGATCATCGTTTACCACTATATGCTTCAATGGCAAGAATACTATGCCGTCATCCCCATCAACTACCGAAACCAAGGACTGCACATTCACCTTTCCCTGAACACCGGGAAGGCCAAGCGTTATAAAGGGTTATTTTTCATTGGACTTATAGTCATCGGCATTACCGCCACCTTGATGCTGATCCCTATGATTTCATACATCACTCGTCGAATAAATCGGCTCAATCAGTCAGCTCTTGAATTTGCCGGAGGGAATCTGTCTGTACGAACGAATATCAAAGGCGATGATGAAATCGCCAAACTTGGGGACACATTTAATCGGATGGCAGATCGATTGGAGCGGCTGATCAGTAACTCCAAGGAGCTGACGGCCAATGTATCCCATGAATTACGATCGCCCCTTGCACGTTTGAGGGTTTCCAAAGAACTGATCATGGATAAACTGGAACAAAAGGGCGCATCAGATGATGCAATCATGCGGTTATTGAACAACATGGAGTCAGACATTGGGGAT
Above is a window of uncultured Desulfobacter sp. DNA encoding:
- a CDS encoding ABC transporter ATP-binding protein, translated to MLEVLDLAKSFDRQAVFKNFNLILPQGRFTVLVGPSGCGKSTLFDCLTGIVCPDQGRMVWQGNEINHLGSLAAYMQQKDMLLPWLTLEENALLPVQAKPHALRDMKQAGTTLALIFKKIGLTKFETHFPNQVSGGMRQRCALARTLMFDRELVLLDEPLSALDAITRRELQSLLLMLQKEFGKTVLMITHDIEEALALADEIILLSPAPMTILERFQPKDGKPRDFSRPEFMETKTRILSRLLTEKEKIQP
- a CDS encoding ABC transporter permease, with translation MKWSDTLVPATLSFGILILWEVLVRVMSIPTFILPPPSAIGLCAVIKAALIWPHALATALEIVLGIGLALMTSIPLAIFMFARPGIEKGLSPFLVASQAVPVFALAPLLVIWLGYGIWSKVFMAWVIIFFPITVSLLSGLKSCDPDFRRLFTLMGAGFWMKLRLLYWPWALPQFFAGLKVGVTVATIGAVIGEWVGAQQGLGYLMIQSNARLNTDLVFACILWLSAMGLGLWALVGLAEKQMVTWKNNQIDKKRG
- a CDS encoding ABC transporter substrate-binding protein translates to MKRYAVLTLMIFFMLCSTVWAQKLTLMLDWFPNVDHLPVYVARESGYFTAQGLDVEIIVPSATSDALKLAAAGKVDMAVSYQPQTIMAADAGLKVKAVAPLVVKPLTTLMFLDDSIKTPADLSGKKIGYTVPGLMDMLLKGFADINGITNYIPVNVGFTILPALASKQVAAVMGPFKTYETVTMQQQGVTARFFELEKYGIPEYEELIFAAGDSTLEAKKTAVNGFILAVHKALIDIKKAPDKALALYFKALPDVDKETETKAFALTAKYFATPGQVSDPEKWQAFIDFALKYGLIKNTINPQTLIYNLNN
- the thiD gene encoding bifunctional hydroxymethylpyrimidine kinase/phosphomethylpyrimidine kinase gives rise to the protein MKAYYRALTIAGSDSGGGAGIQADLKTFSALGVFGMSAITALTAQNTHSVTGIFPVPPAFIGEQIDAVMSDIGTNAVKIGMLHAPEVIEMVAEKLKQWQCPNVVLDPVMISKSGDNLLQDDAVDALTKRLLPMATVITPNLPEASVLIGRTIDTPDKMEDAAVALADLGATNVLIKGGHLVSGPGIDLLYEAASGQTTRYTADRVDTKNSHGTGCTLSSAIAAGLARGLSLKEAVSEAKTYITEALKAGADIKTGSGHGPVHHFHRLWKKE
- a CDS encoding ATP-binding protein, giving the protein MGSPKCPNLNRVLQRLVLFSMFLPLVMVSVAAIGIVGLRGEQAIKKELRQRAQSMAWMVEQHLEQATNSMDAVARVAQTAPSQLQAAMQGIWAACGCFDTLSLLDSSGRIKSLVPFDPGSHGRDMSNHPYFKQNKNKNLTISRPFISNHTGKSTVYLVRKLSQGGFVVGELNLEALQNKITAKKHAMDQGSVFLMDQSGTLLAHAGPSPAGQKTNRESPKLYPGEDSSETTLVYEYGPKSVLGSAVRVEQTDWVAVVQIPLFTALSSFIWALALTLPVALGIWPVLSWNLRKQLNQRIVAPLVALNRGAGALANADFDRSRAMASMPAAFSELTALSNSFQRMTDALEVRQSALQESEKGYRTLFEGLPVSLFRSTPAGQFLYVNPALVRMMGFPDQETLIKTNSKNIYPNPVEREQWRSLAERDGIVRDFEVQMQRFDGTIISVWLTCRTVWDSEGQVLFYEGNFEDVTERKKLEAQVRQSQKMEAIGQLAGGVAHDFNNMLNVIIGYAELTLMDLDDDNPMCGRIKGIHKAGMRSMELTRQLLIFARKQIINPKAIDLNTTLQGMLSLLERLIGENIDLLWIPGVDLWPVKMDPSQVDQILVNLCVNARDAVNGPGKITIETQNIEFDAGYCTEHEGFIPGRYVMLAVSDNGCGMDKQTMDKIFEPFYTTKGQGQGTGMGLSTVYGIVKQNTGFINVYSEQGHGTTFKIYLRRHDAAGIDDIMETRPVVPLLTGDDTILLVEDESTALEMTQTMLEKFGYTVFASSSPVEAMHIAEKNSDKIKLLITDVVMPEMTGRDLADNLTARYPKLKCLFMSGYTSNVIVHQGVLDDDVNFIQKPFSSRELATRVREALNS
- a CDS encoding U32 family peptidase, with the protein product MSSLELLAPAKNMEFGKAAVDHGADAVYIGPERFGARAAAGNSVADIEALCTYAHRYFARVYVAFNTLLFDHELQPARVLIEQLYHAGVDALIIQDMGLLEMDLPPIPLFASTQTDNRTPEKVKFLEQSGFSRVILARELSLSAIKQIRAATRVDLEAFVHGALCVCYSGQCYMSAVIGGRSANRGTCGQPCRLAWNLEDKGGTVICENRHLLSLKDMNRSDCLADLVQAGITSFKIEGRLKDLDYVKNITGFYRRRLDAFIKTDSSYARASSGRTTLFFTPEPSKTFNRGFTDYFLSGSSKPIDAFDTPKSVGEPVGRVKQIKNQALVLARSHDLQAGDGICFPNAPGRLKGFYVNRVDENGQVYPSGKTRINKKDLPKGTMVFRNHDVKFARLMGGTTAQRKISLDMKFCEHPQGFEFSCVDEDNIRARALLCAPGETARNPDTARAAIEKQLGKLGNTCFVLNRLEILSKPVFLPAADLNRLRRDLVDCLEKNRLNAYTRPTVEPRPDLFPFYQFKLDFRANAANHLAVQFYKKRGVKSIEPAFECASPGPGIQVMTTKHCIRRSLGWCPKKGEKPGGNSPDPSCGPLFLTHGKHRFQVIFNCRECEMQIRIVD
- a CDS encoding response regulator transcription factor; translated protein: MPQTVLIVDDDAKLIDLLTEYFGENEFIAHAVMLGADALDAIRDNQPDIVILDIMLPDTNGLEVLKQIRAKHTIPVIMLTAKGDDTDRIVGLELGADDYLPKPFNPRELLARIRAILRRQDRAEPESDTVIIRAGDLELNRSTRTLIFKGQNIPLSTTEFNVLEVLMKHPNTVLSREQITNMAQGRSFMADDRSVDIHVSKLRGKIEKNPSSPVRIKTIWGTGYMFINTDS
- a CDS encoding HAMP domain-containing sensor histidine kinase translates to MIIKHLYLKILFAFLGILLINMLLTIGLFMMTAGRSYKSCIDRQNIAKLKIFKVMAQKELDRHKDLPAEENPDFVALLNTCTKIFGIKLWLSEPGGSIIWQSFEGPVDFLSDKNYRQVNHDDGIIVYHYMLQWQEYYAVIPINYRNQGLHIHLSLNTGKAKRYKGLFFIGLIVIGITATLMLIPMISYITRRINRLNQSALEFAGGNLSVRTNIKGDDEIAKLGDTFNRMADRLERLISNSKELTANVSHELRSPLARLRVSKELIMDKLEQKGASDDAIMRLLNNMESDIGDLDTLIEEALALSKINYQESALTPETFRFSEFIKSMMAPYHPLLSSKDLTLDLDIKDFGKARQDKALIKSVLSNLMDNAIKYSPPGNSIHVCAGTVSPKGLEFSVTNTCAPMRQEDLDRLFNPFFRIPGQKASGTGLGLAIAKKQILRCQGTIRAEHNGREICLAVYIP